One window from the genome of Dyella sp. A6 encodes:
- a CDS encoding undecaprenyl-diphosphate phosphatase, with translation MSLLLLIFLSVLQGVTELFPVSSLGHTLLVPAVLGVRLDRHAPALLPFLVALHLGTALALLLYFRTRWIALAKGFLGSLRGRHSADGHLAWGLIVGTIPAGLVGLLLEKPLAHLFHDLKVVALALMINGIVLRLGGRRDADAAPASPPVEAQRLTLRQAALVGLAQVGALIPGFSRSGLTMVAGLRAGLSRAAAAEFSFLLGTPIILAACVLELPKLRHHHTQLASAALGGLLTGLAAYLSVRFLMRYFEGRGRLATFGAYCLVAGALCLGWLAWHPLV, from the coding sequence ATGAGCCTTCTCCTGCTGATTTTCCTGAGCGTGCTGCAGGGCGTGACCGAGCTGTTCCCGGTCAGCAGCCTCGGCCACACCTTGCTGGTGCCAGCCGTGCTCGGTGTGCGGCTTGACCGGCATGCCCCTGCATTGCTGCCTTTCCTGGTCGCCTTGCATCTGGGTACCGCGCTGGCGCTGCTGCTGTATTTCCGGACCCGCTGGATCGCGCTGGCGAAAGGTTTCCTGGGCAGTCTGCGCGGTCGGCACAGCGCCGACGGGCATCTTGCGTGGGGGCTGATCGTCGGCACGATTCCGGCCGGGCTGGTCGGCCTGCTTCTGGAAAAGCCGCTGGCGCACCTGTTCCATGACCTGAAAGTGGTCGCCCTGGCGCTGATGATCAACGGCATCGTGCTTAGGCTCGGTGGCCGCAGGGATGCCGATGCCGCGCCGGCATCGCCGCCCGTCGAGGCGCAGCGCCTGACCCTGCGCCAGGCCGCCCTGGTGGGGCTGGCCCAGGTCGGCGCGCTGATTCCCGGGTTCTCGCGCAGCGGACTGACCATGGTCGCCGGCCTGCGTGCGGGCCTGAGCCGCGCGGCGGCGGCGGAGTTTTCCTTTCTGCTCGGCACGCCGATCATCCTGGCCGCCTGCGTGCTCGAGCTGCCCAAGCTGCGCCACCATCACACCCAGTTGGCCAGTGCCGCGCTGGGTGGCCTGCTGACCGGACTGGCCGCCTATCTCAGCGTGCGCTTCCTGATGCGTTACTTCGAAGGCCGTGGTCGGCTTGCCACATTCGGCGCCTATTGCCTGGTGGCCGGCGCGCTGTGCCTGGGCTGGCTGGCCTGGCATCCATTGGTCTGA
- the speE gene encoding polyamine aminopropyltransferase has translation MSQPSWFTEAHQASGSSIGYRVEKLLHAEKTPFQTIEIHQTTDWGNLMVIDGCVMLTSRDNFLYHEMMTHPALFTHARAKRVVIIGGGDCGTLREVLRHEEVEKATQVEIDERVTRLAEQYFPELCESNDDPRAELLFIDGIKYMAEAEPESLDLIIVDSTDPIGPAEGLFNAAFYASCHKALRHGGILVQQSESPLAHLELIKSMRASMRTAGFNAVKTLPFPQPCYPTGWWSCTMARKGGDLAGFRERGASAKSFPTRYYNAEIHKGALAMPEFMREALGE, from the coding sequence ATGTCGCAGCCCAGCTGGTTCACCGAGGCCCATCAGGCCTCCGGCTCCTCCATCGGATACCGCGTGGAGAAGCTGCTGCATGCCGAGAAAACCCCGTTCCAGACCATCGAGATCCACCAGACCACCGACTGGGGCAACCTGATGGTGATCGACGGCTGCGTCATGCTGACCAGCCGCGACAACTTCCTGTACCACGAGATGATGACCCATCCGGCGCTGTTCACCCATGCGCGCGCCAAGCGCGTGGTGATCATCGGCGGCGGCGACTGCGGCACCCTGCGCGAGGTGCTGCGCCATGAGGAAGTGGAAAAGGCCACCCAGGTGGAGATCGACGAGCGCGTCACCCGCCTGGCCGAGCAGTACTTCCCGGAACTGTGCGAATCCAACGACGATCCGCGCGCCGAGCTGCTGTTCATCGACGGCATCAAGTACATGGCCGAAGCGGAACCGGAGTCGCTGGACCTGATCATCGTCGACTCCACCGACCCGATCGGCCCCGCCGAGGGTCTGTTCAATGCAGCCTTCTACGCCAGCTGCCACAAGGCGCTTCGCCATGGCGGCATCCTGGTGCAGCAGTCCGAATCCCCGCTGGCCCACCTGGAGCTGATCAAGTCGATGCGCGCCTCCATGCGCACGGCCGGCTTCAACGCGGTGAAAACGCTGCCGTTCCCGCAGCCGTGCTATCCCACCGGCTGGTGGAGCTGCACCATGGCGCGCAAGGGCGGCGACCTGGCCGGCTTCCGCGAGCGTGGCGCCTCGGCCAAG
- the speA gene encoding biosynthetic arginine decarboxylase has product MSKPWTVDSARHTYAVAHWSDGYVDVGETGDIVMRPRGANGPALSLPAIVQRACAEGLRLPLLVRFPDILADRLARLQGAFAKAIDEWSYAGGYTAIYPIKVNQQRGVAGELVAAGVEGFGLEAGSKPELMAVLAMARPGSIVICNGYKDREYIRLALIGRKLGLRVHIVIEKLSELDHVFAEARALDVEPLLGVRVRLASIGAGKWQNTGGDKGKFGLSPAQVLTLVERLDKAGLKHTLKLQHFHMGSQISNVRDIANGMREATRYFVELIRLGVPLEIVDVGGGLGVDYEGSRSRSHNSINYSIEQYAATIVQSLAEAVQAEGLQAPHILTEAGRAMTAHHAVLVVNVSEVEPVPTGHLPAQRDDEPVVLRHLREVHAELDQRPPLELYHEAQHHLAEGQTLYALGQLSLADRARLDELYYAIVNAVRARLTPVERAHRQALDELDEKLVDKYFVNFSVFESVPDIWAIDQIFPIAPIARLDEQPTRRGVIVDLTCDSDGRIDHYVDAEGVDVSLPLHALEPGESYRLGIFMVGAYQETLGDIHNLFGDTDAVNVRAEGDGYTFAHTRRGDTTDLMLDYVGYDLEVLRTSYRERIAAAGISGETAAALYATLDAGLTAYTYLAESP; this is encoded by the coding sequence ATGTCGAAGCCTTGGACCGTCGACAGTGCCCGCCATACCTATGCCGTGGCCCACTGGAGCGACGGTTATGTCGACGTCGGCGAAACCGGCGATATCGTGATGCGTCCGCGCGGGGCGAATGGCCCGGCGCTGTCGTTGCCGGCCATCGTCCAGCGGGCCTGCGCCGAAGGGCTCCGCCTGCCCCTGCTGGTGCGCTTTCCGGACATTCTCGCCGACCGCCTCGCACGCCTCCAGGGCGCCTTTGCCAAGGCCATCGACGAATGGAGCTATGCCGGCGGCTATACCGCCATCTATCCGATCAAGGTGAACCAGCAGCGTGGCGTGGCCGGCGAGCTGGTGGCCGCGGGTGTCGAGGGTTTCGGCCTCGAAGCGGGCTCCAAGCCCGAGCTGATGGCCGTGCTGGCGATGGCCCGGCCCGGGTCCATCGTCATCTGCAACGGCTACAAGGATCGCGAGTACATCCGCCTGGCGCTGATCGGTCGCAAGCTGGGCCTGCGCGTGCACATCGTGATCGAGAAGCTGTCCGAGCTGGACCACGTGTTTGCCGAAGCCCGCGCGCTGGACGTGGAGCCGCTGCTCGGCGTGCGCGTGCGGCTGGCCTCGATCGGTGCCGGCAAATGGCAGAACACCGGTGGCGACAAGGGCAAGTTCGGACTCTCGCCCGCGCAGGTGCTGACCCTGGTCGAGCGGCTGGACAAGGCCGGCCTCAAGCACACGCTGAAGCTGCAGCATTTCCACATGGGCTCGCAGATCTCCAACGTGCGCGACATCGCCAACGGCATGCGCGAGGCCACCCGCTATTTCGTCGAGCTGATCCGGCTGGGCGTGCCGCTGGAGATCGTCGACGTGGGCGGTGGCCTGGGTGTCGACTACGAAGGGTCGCGCTCGCGCAGCCACAACTCGATCAACTACTCGATCGAGCAGTACGCCGCCACCATCGTGCAGTCGCTGGCCGAGGCGGTGCAGGCGGAAGGCCTGCAGGCGCCGCACATCCTTACCGAAGCCGGTCGCGCGATGACCGCGCACCATGCGGTGCTGGTGGTCAATGTCAGCGAGGTCGAGCCGGTGCCGACCGGGCATCTGCCGGCACAGCGCGATGACGAGCCGGTGGTGCTGCGGCACCTGCGCGAGGTGCACGCCGAGCTCGACCAGCGTCCGCCGCTGGAGTTGTACCACGAGGCGCAGCATCACCTGGCCGAGGGTCAGACGCTGTACGCGCTGGGGCAGCTCTCGCTGGCCGACCGCGCGCGCCTGGACGAGCTTTACTACGCCATCGTCAATGCCGTGCGTGCCCGCCTGACGCCGGTCGAGCGCGCGCACCGGCAGGCGCTGGACGAGCTGGACGAAAAGCTGGTCGACAAGTATTTCGTCAACTTCTCGGTGTTCGAGTCGGTGCCGGACATCTGGGCGATCGACCAGATCTTCCCGATCGCACCGATCGCGCGCCTGGACGAGCAGCCGACCCGGCGTGGGGTGATCGTCGATCTCACCTGCGATTCGGATGGCCGCATCGATCATTACGTGGATGCCGAAGGTGTGGACGTGAGCCTGCCGCTGCACGCGCTGGAACCCGGCGAAAGCTATCGCCTGGGCATCTTCATGGTCGGCGCGTACCAGGAGACCCTGGGCGACATCCACAACCTGTTCGGCGATACCGATGCGGTGAACGTGCGCGCAGAGGGCGATGGCTACACCTTCGCCCATACCCGTCGCGGCGACACCACCGACCTGATGCTCGACTATGTCGGCTATGACCTCGAGGTGCTGCGCACAAGCTATCGCGAGCGCATCGCCGCAGCCGGCATCAGCGGCGAGACGGCGGCGGCGCTGTATGCCACCCTCGACGCCGGCCTGACCGCCTACACCTACCTCGCCGAGTCGCCCTGA
- a CDS encoding SPOR domain-containing protein produces MATRKGKGRQAVRNNSGGLPSWAGLLVGILIGALVVVVLLRHSLVPMSAKPGPHPNPQATAQQDSDTGLQPSSSTPQKPKYDFYSVLSEKEVRIPDAELSAQARAEQQKQQAAAQASPTTTAAPSAAPAGTPGVTSQNVTAAPQASVQASSGSGYLLQVGAFPNPADAETLKAKLALQGFVANVRTVNVGGQTYHRVRLGPFQSAMALEAVKQRLAKAGIPAIALKEGH; encoded by the coding sequence ATGGCAACACGCAAGGGCAAGGGCCGGCAGGCCGTGCGGAACAACAGTGGCGGCCTGCCCAGCTGGGCGGGCCTGCTGGTCGGCATTCTGATCGGCGCGCTGGTGGTGGTCGTGCTGCTGCGCCACTCGCTGGTGCCGATGAGTGCCAAGCCTGGCCCCCACCCCAACCCCCAGGCCACCGCCCAGCAAGACAGCGACACCGGCCTGCAACCCTCGTCCAGCACGCCGCAGAAGCCGAAATACGATTTCTACTCGGTGTTGTCGGAAAAGGAGGTGCGCATTCCGGACGCCGAGCTGAGCGCGCAGGCACGCGCCGAGCAACAGAAGCAGCAAGCGGCAGCCCAGGCATCGCCGACGACCACCGCCGCGCCGAGCGCAGCCCCCGCAGGGACGCCGGGTGTGACCAGCCAGAACGTGACGGCGGCGCCCCAGGCCAGCGTGCAGGCCTCGTCGGGCAGCGGCTACCTGCTGCAGGTCGGCGCCTTCCCGAACCCCGCCGACGCGGAAACGCTGAAGGCCAAGCTGGCGCTGCAGGGCTTCGTCGCCAATGTGCGGACGGTGAATGTCGGCGGGCAGACCTACCACCGCGTCCGCCTCGGCCCGTTCCAGTCCGCCATGGCACTGGAAGCGGTGAAGCAGCGGCTGGCCAAGGCCGGCATTCCCGCGATCGCGCTGAAAGAAGGCCACTGA
- a CDS encoding 3-hydroxybutyrate dehydrogenase — MTGLDGKVALITGAASGIGKAIAELYAKHGAKVAICDINQQAADAAAAEINAAGGQAIGIAMDVTDEAAVDAGTDKVVEAFGALDILISNAGVQIINPIDQFAFADWKKMLAIHLDGGFLTTRAALRHMYKGDRGGIVIYMGSVHSHEASKLKAPYVTAKHGLLGLARTLAKEGAAHNVRSHVICPGFVRTPLVERQIPEQAKELGISEDEVVRNVMLKDTVDGTFTTVDDIAETALFLATFPSAALTGQSFVVSHGWYMQ, encoded by the coding sequence ATGACAGGTCTGGACGGCAAGGTTGCCTTGATCACGGGCGCGGCCAGCGGTATCGGCAAGGCGATCGCCGAGCTCTACGCCAAGCACGGTGCGAAAGTCGCGATCTGCGACATCAACCAGCAGGCTGCCGATGCGGCCGCCGCCGAGATCAACGCAGCCGGTGGCCAGGCGATCGGTATCGCCATGGACGTCACCGACGAGGCTGCCGTGGATGCGGGCACCGACAAGGTGGTCGAGGCGTTCGGTGCGCTGGACATCCTGATTTCCAACGCCGGCGTGCAGATCATCAACCCGATCGACCAGTTCGCGTTCGCCGACTGGAAGAAGATGCTGGCGATCCATCTCGATGGCGGCTTCCTGACCACCCGCGCGGCGCTCAGGCACATGTACAAGGGTGACCGTGGCGGCATCGTCATCTACATGGGTTCGGTGCACTCGCACGAGGCGTCGAAGCTGAAGGCGCCGTATGTCACCGCCAAGCACGGCCTGCTGGGCCTGGCCCGCACGCTGGCGAAGGAAGGTGCGGCACACAACGTGCGTTCGCATGTGATCTGCCCCGGTTTTGTCCGCACGCCACTGGTGGAACGGCAGATTCCCGAGCAGGCCAAGGAGCTGGGCATCAGCGAGGACGAGGTGGTCAGGAACGTGATGCTGAAGGACACGGTGGATGGGACGTTCACCACCGTCGACGACATCGCCGAAACCGCGCTCTTTCTGGCCACATTCCCGTCGGCGGCACTGACCGGGCAGAGTTTCGTGGTCAGCCACGGCTGGTACATGCAGTAA
- a CDS encoding patatin-like phospholipase family protein: protein MAGDKQAPPLAEAVARDYRTVALVLQGGGALGAYQAGVVEAMAGAGLWPTWVAGISIGALNAAIIAGNPPEQRVARLRTFWRTICQSPLWPSVPAPPWFDDEAWPLAVRSGLSGLAAWRALVAGQTGFFRPRLPAPVLQAHAGPASTSWYDTAPLRSTLERLVDFDRINDPRGMRVSVGAVNVRTGNFAYFDSTRERLRPEHFMASGALPPGFPAVEIDGEFYWDGGMVSNTPLYQVLTERPHRDMLVFQVDLWSARGGLPRDMAGVAERVKDIQYSSRTRLVTEYMRQSREQQRLLHALMELVPPERRDTPVWRCAESAANGSLTNLIHLIYQDKPYEGHFKDYEFSLSSMNSHWQSGMDDMRHTLAHPQWFAAPPVEQPFVSHDVHRG from the coding sequence GTGGCGGGCGACAAACAGGCGCCGCCGCTGGCCGAGGCGGTGGCGCGCGATTACCGGACCGTGGCCCTGGTGCTGCAGGGCGGCGGCGCGCTGGGCGCCTATCAGGCGGGCGTGGTCGAGGCGATGGCGGGCGCCGGCCTGTGGCCGACCTGGGTGGCCGGCATCTCGATCGGTGCGTTGAATGCGGCGATCATCGCGGGCAACCCGCCGGAGCAGCGGGTTGCCAGGCTGCGCACGTTCTGGCGGACGATATGTCAGTCGCCGCTCTGGCCATCGGTGCCGGCGCCGCCATGGTTCGACGACGAGGCATGGCCGCTGGCCGTGCGTAGTGGTCTCAGTGGACTGGCCGCCTGGCGCGCGCTGGTCGCCGGGCAGACGGGCTTCTTCCGACCGCGCCTGCCGGCGCCGGTGCTGCAGGCGCATGCCGGTCCGGCCAGCACCAGCTGGTACGACACCGCGCCGTTGCGCTCCACGCTGGAGCGTCTGGTGGATTTCGATCGCATCAACGATCCGCGCGGCATGCGCGTGTCGGTGGGTGCAGTGAATGTGCGAACCGGCAATTTCGCCTATTTCGACAGCACCCGGGAGCGCTTGCGGCCCGAACATTTCATGGCCTCCGGTGCGCTGCCGCCGGGGTTTCCCGCGGTCGAGATCGATGGCGAGTTCTACTGGGACGGCGGTATGGTTTCCAACACGCCGCTGTATCAGGTGCTGACCGAGCGGCCGCATCGCGACATGCTGGTGTTCCAGGTGGATCTATGGAGTGCGAGGGGTGGGCTGCCGCGCGACATGGCGGGCGTGGCCGAGCGGGTAAAGGACATCCAGTACTCCAGCCGGACCCGCCTGGTGACCGAGTACATGCGGCAGAGTCGCGAGCAGCAGCGGTTGCTGCATGCCCTGATGGAGCTGGTGCCGCCGGAACGGCGCGACACCCCGGTCTGGCGCTGCGCCGAGTCGGCGGCCAACGGTTCGTTGACCAACCTGATCCACTTGATCTACCAGGACAAGCCCTACGAGGGCCACTTCAAGGACTACGAGTTCAGCCTGTCCAGCATGAACAGCCACTGGCAGAGCGGCATGGACGACATGCGGCACACGCTGGCGCATCCGCAGTGGTTTGCCGCACCGCCGGTGGAGCAGCCGTTCGTCAGCCACGACGTGCATCGCGGCTGA
- a CDS encoding SDR family NAD(P)-dependent oxidoreductase, whose translation MTSKIAWITGATAGFGAATVERFVAGGWRVIASGRRAERLQALVDTHGSDHVLPLAFDIRDEAAMRKAIANLPADFADIDLLVNNAGLALGTAPAQQADLAQWKQMIDTNVTALVTMTRLLLPRLIARRGAIINISSISGSYPYPGGNVYGGTKAFVTQFSLGLRTDLHGTGVRVTSVEPGMAETEFTLVRTGGDQAASDKLYAGSHPITADDIAGTLWWIANLPPHLNVNRIEVMPVSQSAAGLQVHRG comes from the coding sequence ATGACTAGCAAGATTGCCTGGATCACCGGTGCCACAGCCGGTTTTGGTGCCGCCACCGTGGAGCGTTTCGTCGCCGGTGGATGGCGTGTGATCGCCAGCGGCCGACGCGCCGAACGCCTGCAGGCACTGGTCGACACGCATGGTTCCGACCACGTGCTTCCGCTGGCTTTCGACATCCGCGACGAAGCCGCCATGCGCAAGGCCATCGCTAACCTGCCGGCCGACTTCGCCGACATCGACCTGCTGGTGAACAATGCAGGGCTGGCGCTGGGAACGGCGCCGGCACAGCAGGCCGATCTGGCGCAGTGGAAGCAGATGATCGACACCAACGTCACCGCCCTGGTGACGATGACCCGCCTGCTGCTGCCACGACTGATCGCACGCCGCGGCGCGATCATCAACATCAGCTCGATCTCGGGCAGCTACCCCTACCCGGGCGGCAACGTCTACGGTGGCACCAAGGCCTTTGTCACCCAGTTTTCGCTGGGACTGCGCACCGACCTGCACGGCACCGGCGTGCGCGTGACCTCGGTCGAACCCGGCATGGCCGAAACCGAGTTCACGCTGGTCCGCACGGGCGGCGACCAGGCCGCCTCGGACAAGCTCTACGCCGGCAGCCACCCGATCACCGCCGACGACATCGCCGGCACGCTGTGGTGGATCGCCAACCTGCCGCCGCATCTCAACGTCAACCGCATCGAGGTCATGCCGGTCAGCCAGTCCGCGGCGGGCCTGCAGGTCCACCGCGGCTGA